CATCGAAGTCTGGGAAGGCGGGCTTCAAGCAGGAATTGCTGTAGGCAACCACTTGCCCCAGGTTGGGAATATATCTATTATCGGCGTAGTAAATTCCGGCGGCCGATTCGGCTATCTGGATTTACAAAGCACACCGCTGTCGCTGGTTATGAAACTGACCAAGATGATCAGCGAGGCAGTGGAAAAAGTGATTCATGATTTGCCTGACCAGACGGAAGTGAAAATGCTGCTGGGCTAGTTTCGGCTTAGTCTTGTGGAAACAGACGATCCCAGGACATATAAACAACAATCAGTACACAAATAAACAGTATTCCCACATCACCGGCATATTGTTCCATACAATCATCTCCTGATAAAATTATATACATAGATGATTCAGAATAGTATCTATGTATCTTCCAACAACATCCAGATATAATCCAAATATTTATAGGCACAATAGACTGGGCAGCCCCATACAATGAAGCGACAGACGCAGCGGGGGTGAATGGATTCATGTCTTTTCTCATGGCTATAGCGGCTTCGATTGTAAAAGGTATTGCATTGTTGGTTTCTTATGTTGCTAACAATACATTTCCTTTGCCACTCTCAGAAAAAGAAGAGCAGCTTTATCTTGGAAGGCTGAAAAGCGGGGATGAAAACGCAAAAAATATCTTAATCGAACGCAATCTCAGATTGGTTGCCCATATTGTTAAAAAATTTGATAATACAGGCGAAGACGTAGATGATCTGATTTCTATCGGAACGATTGGCTTAATCAAAGCGATTAATACATTTGATCCGGCGAAAAAAATTCGGTTAGCAACCTATGCGGCAAGATGTATCGAAAATGCTATCCTAACACAGTGTCCAAAAGCGCTCTGAATTATACTAACCAGATTCGTTATCATGAAAAATGGCACCAGTTTATACGTCTTGGTAACCATATGTATATAATGACCTGCCATTGTCTCGGCGGCGTCAAGTATGCGCCATTGTATATGCACAGCTTCCAGTTACTGCAGCCACGCAAATTGCTTGAAGCAGAAAGGTTTAATATTAAATATTCTAGTCCTGCTGAAATTACCACAGTATCAGACAAGCTCCGCTATTACCGACATAAAAAAGGCTTGCGTCAAAAAGATGTGGCGGAAAAAACGGGAATTCACCGTGCTACTTATTGTGCGTATGAACAGGAAGACAGAAAAATCCCTTATCCTCTTGACGAATTAAGTAAAATTGCCGAGCTCTTTGGCGTTGAAATCACAGACTTACTTGATGATTATAATCTTTTTTTATACAATGGACAAGGCTGGCAAATACGGGGGTTGCGTGAAAGCCTGGGGCTGACGAAACAGGAATTCGGCATGCTATATGGGTTTCACGCGCACACGGTTAACCAATGGGAAAATGATAGTATTCAAATTTTAAAAAGTACCTGGTTGAAATTGTTTGGAAACGAATAAAAAAGAATGTCAGCAGTAATAAATGATGCAGCTTCTACTATTCTGTCAAAAAATCTAATTGCAGGTAACTTGCCGTATTAGAAGTTCTTATATGGGTAGCGCCAACATTTTCTACAAAACCCACGTTAAGTAAAAAACTGGATGAAAAGTCGAATCTTCACCTACTCTAAGCTATAACGAGTCCTTACATATAGTGGTATAATTTAGAAATACGTTATTACAGAATAGTTGTAAATTGTGAATTGAAGATAATTATATAAATGGAGGGTGTCGGCATGGACAAGAACTCTGATTATAGTACAAACGTTATAGGTGCTGGTGAGGTTGGCTACGCCACCTCGGTCGACATGGACAAGAATTTTGTTTATAAAACAAACAGCTTCTTTTGGGATACAAAAGGAAATGACGTTTTAGGAGCAATCTCGCTCCCTTTTTATGGAGCTTTTGTCTCAGAAGAAAAATGCCAACTTTTTGGCGATGTATCAGGAAAAAAGATGTTAGAGATAGGCTGTGGAACCGGTCATTCCTTGCAATATCAGGGGGAACGCAAAGCATCTGAACTATGGGGGATGGATATATCAGAAAAACAGATCGAAAAGGCAAAGCAACATTTGAGGGCATGCGGTTTTTCAGCAAAATTGATCTGTTCTCCCATGGAAGAGGAATGTGGTATACCAATGGATTATTTTGACTTTGTTTATTCGATTTATGCCATAGGTTGGACCACCGACCTTGATGGTACTTTTTGCCGGATCGCTTCTTACCTTAAAAAAGACGGCGTATTTATTTTCAGTTGGTCTCACCCTTTACACAAATGTGTTGTTGCAGAAAATAATATACTTGCTTTTAAAAAATGTTATTTCGATGAATCTTGGTATTCGGTATCTCTTGATGAAGGTGCGCTAACATTATCAGACCGTAAACTATCAACCTATGTGAACGCGTTGGCAAAAGCGGGATTTGTAATTGAGCAAATGATTGAGCAATCTGATGATGAAATTATGCAATCGCGGGGCGATAACAGCGATTTTGCCAAAAAAGCAAAGATGCTTCCTGTAACTTTTGTAATCAAAGCAAGAAAACTATAAGAATATAGTATAAGCATTTTTAGTACCAAAACGACTGCGTAGCGTTTATATTTTGTGCATTAACAAGTTTTTTCCTTTTTTAAAAATACTATAAATGGTCGTTTAAGGTTCTTTTTATGTGAGGCCGCCTTTTCATATCCATCCAGTACCTATTTCCCTACTATTCTAACCAAATGGTTGACAAGAATGGTTAGAATGGTTAGAATATAATTAGGAAATTTTTAGGAGGTAAACAGATGACTTTTCGGGAAAGCGAAACTGTAGAATTAAAAGCTGTCATTGTAGATGATATAAAAAAAGAGATCATAGCCTTTGCAAACTGCGAGGGTGGAAAACTTTATATTGGCGTCCAGGATAATGGTGAAGTTATCGGCATGGATGATCCAGATGGGGCAGCGTTGCAGATCAGTAACATGGTTCGCGACGCGATTAAGCCGGATTTGACAATGTTTCTTCACTATGAAACCCTGGAAGTAGAGGGAAAGAGCATAATTGCCGTTGATATTCAGCGCGGAACAGAACGTCCTTATTATATTGCAAAAAAAGGATTGCGTCCCGAAGGTGTTTATGTTCGGCAAGGCTATTCTTCTGTACCAGCCACAGATACAGCAATCCGGCGAATGATTAAAGAAACCGATGGCGACAGCTTTGAGGAAATGCGCTCGCTGGAACAGGAATTGACTTTTGAGGCGGCACAAAAAGAATTTTTAGGAAGAAATGTTCTGTTTGGGCCGATTCAAATGAAAACATTGGGAATTATAAATCAGGATGGTATATATACCAACCTTGGACTACTTCTTTCCGAGCAATGTGTGCATACCATTAAGGCTGCCGTTTTTGAGGGAAGCAATCAAAGTGTATTTAAAGACCGGAAAGAGTTTTCCGGCTCTCTGTTTAAACAGATGGCAGAGGTTTATGATTATATCGATTTTCACAATCAGACCCGCTCCACTTTTGATAAGCTGCGGCGTATCGATACCAGGGATTACCCGGAGGTGGCTGTCAGGGAGGCCTTGCTAAATTCCCTTGTACACCGGGAATATTCGTTCAGAGCCAGCACGCTTATCAGTATCTATAACGATAGAATAGAATTTACTTCAATTGGCGGTCTTGTTTCCGGGGTAACATTGAATGACGTGCTGATGGGTATTTCTGTTTGCCGTAACACAAAGCTGGCAAATGTGTTTTATCGTTTGGAACTGATTGAAGCCTACGGAACTGGTGTGCGAAAAATTATGAATGCTTATGAAGGAAGCGGAAAGACTCCGCAGATTGAAACATCAGATAATGCTTTTAAGATTATCCTGCCGAATCTCAACGCTCAGACTGAGAAGAAACAGATAAGCGATGAAAGGGACAGCCAAGAGGAAACAGTAATCCAGTTGGCAAGGAAACAGGGTATGGTTACACGGCAGGAAGTTGAAAGTCTGTTAGGTATCGGACAGACAACCAGTGGACGCCTGTTAAAAAAAATGATGGAAAATGGGCAGCTTATTCAGGAAGGCAAGGGAAAAACCACACATTACCGGCTTTCCCAATAAATATATTTAGGTAATGATAATTCAGGGAAAAGTTAGAAACGGCTTCAATGGCTTAAAAATCTAACCATTCTAACCAGACGAGTTGACAGAACTGGTTAGAATGGTTAGATTGGTTAGAATATAAGTGGAAAATTTTAAAATAGCAAGCAGAGGTTTTTTAGTATAGCTTGCTTTTAATTTGCTTTTATGCGTAAAAGCCTGCAATAATCTTTTTGGGTTTCTAGGGTACATT
This genomic stretch from Veillonellales bacterium harbors:
- a CDS encoding DUF977 family protein, with product MTFRESETVELKAVIVDDIKKEIIAFANCEGGKLYIGVQDNGEVIGMDDPDGAALQISNMVRDAIKPDLTMFLHYETLEVEGKSIIAVDIQRGTERPYYIAKKGLRPEGVYVRQGYSSVPATDTAIRRMIKETDGDSFEEMRSLEQELTFEAAQKEFLGRNVLFGPIQMKTLGIINQDGIYTNLGLLLSEQCVHTIKAAVFEGSNQSVFKDRKEFSGSLFKQMAEVYDYIDFHNQTRSTFDKLRRIDTRDYPEVAVREALLNSLVHREYSFRASTLISIYNDRIEFTSIGGLVSGVTLNDVLMGISVCRNTKLANVFYRLELIEAYGTGVRKIMNAYEGSGKTPQIETSDNAFKIILPNLNAQTEKKQISDERDSQEETVIQLARKQGMVTRQEVESLLGIGQTTSGRLLKKMMENGQLIQEGKGKTTHYRLSQ
- a CDS encoding helix-turn-helix domain-containing protein, whose protein sequence is MLEAERFNIKYSSPAEITTVSDKLRYYRHKKGLRQKDVAEKTGIHRATYCAYEQEDRKIPYPLDELSKIAELFGVEITDLLDDYNLFLYNGQGWQIRGLRESLGLTKQEFGMLYGFHAHTVNQWENDSIQILKSTWLKLFGNE
- a CDS encoding class I SAM-dependent methyltransferase; the protein is MDKNSDYSTNVIGAGEVGYATSVDMDKNFVYKTNSFFWDTKGNDVLGAISLPFYGAFVSEEKCQLFGDVSGKKMLEIGCGTGHSLQYQGERKASELWGMDISEKQIEKAKQHLRACGFSAKLICSPMEEECGIPMDYFDFVYSIYAIGWTTDLDGTFCRIASYLKKDGVFIFSWSHPLHKCVVAENNILAFKKCYFDESWYSVSLDEGALTLSDRKLSTYVNALAKAGFVIEQMIEQSDDEIMQSRGDNSDFAKKAKMLPVTFVIKARKL